ctgtacacaaggttatttctactgttgctcatgtttactgtacacaaggttatttctactgttgctcatgtttactgtacacaaggttatttctactgttgctcatgtttactgtacacaaggttatttctactgttgctcatgtttactgtacacaaggttatttctactgttgataatgtttactgtacacaaggttatttctacagttgataatgtttactgtacacaaggttatttctacagttgataatgtttactgtacacaaggttatttctacagttgataatgtttactgtacacaaggttatttctacagttgataatgtttactgtacacaaggttatttctacagttgataatgtttactgtacacaaggttatttctacagttgataatgtttactgtacacaaggttatttctacagttgataatgtttactctacacaaggttatttctacagttgataatgtttactctacacaaggttatttctacactttataatgtttagtttgcacaaggttatttctacagttgataatgtttagtttgcacaaggttatttctacagttgataatgtttaatttaaaatgttgtaggtttatatttttgtgtagaataacataagtaaaattattatgaattactTGAGGAACACTAAATGTTATtggaatgttttataaatacaatattatgtgTTTGATATGTACTGGgattgaatattatttgttttcaagactGTATTGTGGACAAATATTCTGTGTAGTTTGCTGAATATGACACTAGATTTTTGGAAACATTTAggcttaataattatttaattgaagTTACAATTTGGAAATGCTAATGTATCCATAAGTTAACATGACTCAGTGCTGGTTACCTTATAAACTGGTAAGTAACTGAATCAATCAGGCTACATCAAATCTCACACGTGACCATTACTCATGTTTATGTTTAAAAGTACGGTAAACTTTGACATATGTTAGTATGGTTAATATGATGGTTGGATAATTATGTTTAGAATGTTAACGGACAACAAACGTCAGCTAAGCTCTGTGGTCTTAACCTGGCTTGTAATAATAGATCAACTACTGTTATTtacacaaactttatttattcattaaaatgcaTCTGGCTAGACTTCTGTGCTTTCATAAGTTATATAtcaataacaactaaacactacaGTTGAATTTTGATTCTAAATTAATGGACCTTTTAACTGAATATAGCTATGAAAGTATAACTGTGTGTTGAAGCCAGAGAAATCACAATACAAACATGAACACACACCtttacaaacattacaaacacTTCAGTACACATGAACACACACGTTTACAAACACTACAAACACTTCAGTACACACATGAATACACATATGTTTACAAACACTACAAACACTTCAGTACACACATGAACACACATGTTTACAAACACTACAAACACTTCAGTACACACATGAACACACATATGTTTACAAACACTTCAGTACACACATGAACACACATGTTTACAAACACTACAAACACTTCAGTACACACATGAACACACACACGTTTACAAACACTACAAACACTTCAGTACACATATGTTTACAAACACTCCTACATAAAACTTTATCATATTTCCTGTGTCTTTATTTAACAGAATGGTAAACTTTGAATTGTCATTTCCTTCTAAGGTTAATATGTCATtcaggtttttgttttattactttaattagttGTGGTATTTAAATGTGACATTTGTTTCTGTGACTTTATATCCTTTCACTGTGTATtcaatgtaatatgtaataaaaacaatgcaCAGATACCAGTGGATTTAAACACAAGAGGAACAGAAACTTGTGTTCATTGTATTGATTAGATTCGTACCGTAGATCTCCTAAGTGGAAGTGTTGTTTAGATTCGTACCGTGGATCTCGTAAGTGGAAGTGTTGTTTAGATTCGTACCGTAGATCTTGTAAGTGGAAGTGTTGTTTAGATTCGTACCGTAGATCTTGTAAGTGGAAGTGTTGTTTAGATTCGTACCATAGATCTCGTAAGTGGAAGTGTTGTTTAGATTCGTACTGTGGATCTCCTAAGTGGAAGTGTTGTTTAGATTCGTACCGTAGATCTTGTAAGTGGAAGTGTTGTTTAGATTCGTACCGTAGATCTCGTAAGTGGAAGTGTTGTTTAGATTCGTACCGTAGATCTCGTAAGTGGAAGTGTTGTTTAGATTCGTACCGTGGATCTCCTAAGTGGAAGTGTTGTTTAGATTCGTACCGTAGATCTCGTAAGTGGAAGTGTTGTTTAGATTCGTACCGTGGATCTCCTAAGTGGAAGTGTTGTTTAGATTCGTACCGTAGATCTCGTAAGTGGAAGGAAATTGAGAAAAGTGAATCTTTAGCATCAATTCTGGagtccaaacaaacaaagtaaaatacaatCACCATAATAAGTTGCTAATCTTTTTATTAGCACAAACAACTTGTtgacaaactaaataaatttgtAGCATAATTGCTAGTGAGAAAGATATGAAAAACAACTTGTAACAATTCATTTTCTTTGTAATGTAGAAATACTAGTTTCTACtctatgtgtgtatataatgttgAACCAAAACATCATTTGGCACATTACAAAGTCATGGCACAGACTAGAGTTGAGCATTATCAAAGAACTCAAGAGTGAGGTGCTAAATAATCAAAACAGCAAGTACTCAGATATTTATACTCCTACAAGAACTTACAGTATTGTCTGTTATTAGCTGAATAACCATTCTGTAATGTTGTTAAAATCTCAACATGGTCCCTAAAGTTCTCTGGAAGTACCTGGTAAACAAATCTCATAGTTACattaaactgtattaatataagtatatattttacacagttttctACCCGGAGGATGTAAACATTGATTAGTAGATATATATAACAGATTTATTCTTATGgggttttcttgttttgttactCACCAAAAGTTCTTTTCAAACAGTTTCAGAAttctttgaaaatatgaaataatttctttgaaacttgtttttttgAATATCtattactttcaaaatatcaGATACTGAGTATCAGATACTATTGAGTTAGAGTGTATCCTAAACTCAGAATATGCAACAGGTTTTTGTCCATCATTTCAATGAGTTTAGGTGGAGAACTGCATGATTTCTTCTAAAAATGGAAAGGTTATTAGACCAGTTCACAATAAAAGAAGACATAAAGCTTGGAAGATAAGACATTTTTCTTATTCTTCACACCCAAGGAATAAGACTTCAACAGCTACTTGTTACACGTAGTTTTCAGAGTTGGATCTGGACCACACTGTAACAGTACTTTGACTGGGTATTCCTTCTGTATACATTTTCTTTCAAACTGATTTGCTGTTAGATTGACAACTGTTAAAGTAACCCTTTTCTTTTCTAAATGATCATTTCATCTGCTTCCTATGAGTTGATGTCACCATTCTTGTCCTTGAGGGACTTATCCGAGATGCTTTGATGTGCACTCTTTGAACTTCTGGTTCAGGTTTTTGAGTAAGTCCTGATTTTCCTTTTGCAGAAGATAGTGATGTAGCTTTCATAAAACTAAGCTGTTTTCCTTTCTGAGTGGATGTAGTGGTCGGATGTTTCCCTGAGACAACACCATTTCTGGTGATGAAAGGATTCTGCTTCATGACAGAATCATTTTGATGCACCACATTTTTCACATCAGCTGAATGACATACATTCATTTCTTTTGATGTACTGGATGTACTGTTGAGAAGTTGTTTATTGTAACTACTTTGATTGTTTTTTTGAGAAGCAGCTTTGAGTGTGACTCTTGTTAAGGTTAAGGATCTTCTTGACAGGGAACACTCACTGTACTGGGAATTTGATCTATTCACTGAAGAATTGGATTGAGTTTTCCCAGATGACCACAATTCTCTTGAAGAGATTCCTAGGAGttgtttgttttctatgtttggtgtggcaggagTTGACTGGGATATATTATAATTGTCTGAAACACCCCTTACTTTAGCCAGGTTTTTCATCATGTTGGTGGTGGTCAGTGTAATGGCAGTATTCTCTCTCATGAAATTTCTTTTGCTTCCTTCCTGGTTTCTGGTTCTAGTTTTCAGTAATGTTGATTctactacaaaattatttttggaaCTTCTGAGACCAGTTCTTGAATTGTTTTTACAGTTTGACTCCTGGAATTGGACAGGAGGTTTTCTTTCTGAGACTGTTGGTGAATGATTTGCAGTTCTCTGAATTCTAGTTAAGTAACTACGGGTCGAACTTCTAGCAGAAAGTAAAATCTCTTTTTCATCCAGACTGCTCTCTGTTTTTGTTCGACTGTTTTTAGATTGCTGGAAAGTCTTTGAAGTTATTTTCACAGATTCCACGTGCTTCCCAATGTGGGACTTTCTTTCACCCATATTATTAGGAGTTCCAATTAATGATTGTTGTGTTGATTCATTtggtaatgttttatattcaagCTGCGTGCATGTATTTCGTGGTTTCTCCAACAAACCATGAGGTACTATTTGTCTCAGATTCCTTGGTGAGTCAGTGTCTGGTGAGGAGGTATCTTGAGATAAGGTCTCACTCATAAGAGATTGTGTTTCTTCAAATCCTTCATCGTGGTCATGTTCTTCCAGGttctttttcttaaacatttgtgAAGAGTTAAGAGCTGAATGATCTCTTTTTGAATAGAAAGAAACTTGAACCAGTAGTGGTTTTTCACTTGAACACTTTTCATCAGACAACAAGTATTCAGTTTTTGATTGTAATGCATTGTCTGCTGATTTATTGACAGAGGTTTGAATCTCTATAACATTTGAATGAGGATGCACATCTACCTGACTCTTGTTTCCTTGAATGTTATCTAGATTTTCACTTGGGCTTACTAGAAATGAATTTGGGTTGATATTATTTGGTTTTCCTGTGGAGGTTTCCTCACTTAAGCTGTAAGTAAGTCCTGATAACATATCTCCAGGTAAAGAGTGCTGTTCTCCTGTTTCAGGATTCTTCTTAAAGTTTTCAGTAAGGGAACTCCAGCGTTTGGCTAGTCTGGCACGAAGTGAAATAGATTTCCTTTTACTATCTAAAGGTTCATCTTTTATTGGAGTTCtgtaattgttttctcttgactTGTTATCAAGTTCCTCGATGTTACAAGGTTTAGGTTTTAAATTACTGAAGTGATTCAACTGTTGGATTTCTAGCCTTGCCACACCTGTGTCTTTCATTTCTCGCTTAATAAAATCTTTCTCATTGCATTGTGATGTAACCAGTTGCAAACCTTTACCTGAATCATAACACCTTGTAGATTGCTTTACTTTGTCATTGCATTGTGATGTAACCAGTTGTAAACCTTTACCTGGATCATAACACCTTGTAGATTGCTTTACTTTGTCATTGCATTGTGATGTAACCAGTTGCAAACCTTTACCTGGATCATAACACCTTGTAGATTGCTTTATTTTATCATAGCATTGTGATGTAACCAGTTGCAAACCTTTACCTGGATCATAACACCTCGTAGATTTCTTTACTTTCTCATTGCATTGTGATGTAACCAGTTGTAAACCTTTACCTGGATCATAACACCTTGTAGATTTCTTTACTTTCTCATTGCATTGTGATGTAACCAGTTGTAAACCTTTACCTGGATCATAACACCTTGTAGATTGCTTTACTTTCTCATTGCATTGTGATGTAACCAGTTGTAAACCTTTACCTGGATCATAACACCTTGTAGATTGCTTTACTTTATCATTGCATTGTGATGTAACCAGTTGTAAACCTTTACCTGGATCATAACACCTTGTAGATTGCTTTACTTTCTCATTGCATTGTGATGTAACCAGTTGCAAACCTTTACCTGGATCATAACACCTTGTAGATTGCTTTATTTTATCATAGCATTGTGATGTAACCAGTTGCAAACCTTTACCTGGATCATAACACCTCGTAGATTTCTTTACTTTCTCATTGCATTGTGATGTAACCAGTTGTAAACCTTTACCTGGATCATAACACCTTGTAGATTTCTTTACTTTCTCATTGCATTGTGATGTAACCAGTTGTAAACCTTTACCTGGATCATAACACCTTGTAGATTGCTTTACTTTCTCATTGCATTGTGATGTAACCAGTTGTAAACCTTTACCTGGATCATAACACCTTGTAGATTGCTTTACTTTCTCATTGCATTGTGATGTAACCAGTTGTAAACCTTTACCTGGATCATAACATCTTGTAGATTGCTTTACTTTATCATTGCATTGTGATGTAACCAGTTGCAAACCTTTACCTGGATCATAACACCTTGTAGATTGCTTTACTTTGTCATTGCATTGTGATGTAACCAGTTGTAAACCTTTACCTGGATCATAACACCTTGTAGATTGCTTTACTTTATCATTGCATTGTGATGTAACCAGTTGTAAACCTTTACCTGGATCATAACACCTTGTAGATTGCTTTACTTTATCATTGCATTGTGATGTAACCAGTTGCAAACCTTTACCTGGATCATAACACCTCGTAGATTGCTTTACTTTGTCATTGCATTGTGATGTAACCAGTTGCAAACCTTTACCTGGATCATAACACCTTGTAGATTGCTTTATTTTATCATAGCATTGTGATGTAACCAGTTGCAAACCTTTACCTGGATCATAACACCTCGTAGATTTCTTTACTTTCTCATTGCATTGTGATGTAACCAGTTGTAAACCTTTACCTGGATCATAACACCTTGTAGATTTCTTTACTTTCTCATTGCATTGTGATGTAACCAGTTGTAAACCTTTACCTGGATCATAACACCTTGTAGATTGCTTTACTTTATCATTGCATTGTGATGTAACCAGTTGCAAACCTTTACCTGGATCATAACACCTTGTAGATTGCTTTACTTTCTCATTTCCATTTTTCTCCTGATTTGGGCGAGTTCTTCTTGTGGTTTTTCGTATCAAAGAGAATCTATCAAAACTTCCTTCACCTTTCAATCCATCAAGTTCATCTTGTGGCAGTGAGCCTCTATTTTCAACTGTTTGTTCGTGATTTGATTCTAAAAACTGTGATCTTTGGGCTGCCTTGGCTTGTTTACCTACAGTTGACTTTACATCAGCACTGGCTTGTTTCTTAAATAGACTTCCCTCTTGAACTGTAAGGTAATgtttagaattataaattatttcaaaatcttcTACAGATTTCACACCTTCAAATGGTGTGGATCTGATGAAAGATTCCATCATGCTTTTATAAAGCCTGGTTTTCTGGGGGGGAACTGGAATTTTCGAGACAGGTGGAATTACATTAGGTGATGTAAGGCTTTTCTCATTACCAAACTCCAGATTGGTAAAGGATGATGGTTTGATAAACTGTTTGCTTGAGGTAATGTTGTATTGTATGTATGGTTTGGGCAAGCTAACAGCTTCTCCATTAGCAACCTTCTGTTGAGTTTGACCATTTGGTGCAAGGTTTTGTATTTCACTGCTCCACTCTGTGGCACTCCCACATTTCACAGCTTCAGAGTCTTTCTTAGTAATGTTAGATGAATTAatttccttgtttctgtcaaATACAGTTGAGGTGTTTGGTTGTGTTGAGATTTCTAACTTGGAATCCATAGTGGCACCTAAATTGGAGTGAAAAGATGTTATGATGCTTTTACTCAGTTTGGAATCAGCTGATGATTTTCTAACATACAACGTAAGAGTATCATTGTCCCAACTGTTGTCTTTCCTTAGACTGCTCTTGAAACCATTCAGGGAGTTCATAGACTTTTGATTGTGGCACCCATGATGGTCATCGTCTACTGACTCACAGCTGTAAGCcactttcatattattttttctcCATCGAGATTTATTTTTTGCTTGAACACCTTCTACAGTTTCCATAACTCTTTCTGTGTCTGTATTTGGCATTGCATTTTTAAGCTTTCTGGTATATATTTCAGAATCAGTCTTCGCTTCAAGAAGAGTACCTAGACTTGAAGATCTGCTACCTTCATCAGTCTTTCTTAGATCATAAAACAAAGTGTCCAACTCTCTTTCTTCTTGCTTTTGTTGTTTGTCACTTTCAAACAACATTTGGTCATCCAGCTTCATCACACTTTTCtcttctttttcatttacttgtaACCAGTCTTCAGTTTTCCTTGTCCACTGCTTTGGTTTCACTTCTGTGATGTCCTCTGAAACATCCATTGTTCTTTCCATGGTTTGAGAAATTAGGGATGTCGAACGTTCTCTTTCGTTAAAATCAACAGCTAATAACTTCCGACGTCGTCGTCTTCCAGGTATCCGGAGTAAAGATCTATCTAAAGATCCACCATCTACATTTCTCACAAATTTGCAGTTTTTGTCCTGTAGGTCAGATGTATGTTTCAAGTAGTCTATTAGTTCATCGTTCTGATCTTCAGAGGAGAGGTAGTTTCTCCTCCTCCGTAGACTTCCGGTAGGAGTGACATCAAATAATTCTCCATTGTTTACATTACTCTGCCCATTAATTATTGATGTAATAGAACCAATACGGTGCTGAGTCACTCTTGGAGAACTCTTGTACTTTTCTTCTGCTGATAAGCTATTGCTTTGACTTTTGACTTCTGAGGAATGATCCAactttgttttttctactttgaaTTGCTGACCAAACTCATTCTGTGAAACATTATTTTG
This genomic window from Tachypleus tridentatus isolate NWPU-2018 chromosome 10, ASM421037v1, whole genome shotgun sequence contains:
- the LOC143228645 gene encoding uncharacterized protein LOC143228645 isoform X1, with amino-acid sequence MFQDIQNNVSQNEFGQQFKVEKTKLDHSSEVKSQSNSLSAEEKYKSSPRVTQHRIGSITSIINGQSNVNNGELFDVTPTGSLRRRRNYLSSEDQNDELIDYLKHTSDLQDKNCKFVRNVDGGSLDRSLLRIPGRRRRRKLLAVDFNERERSTSLISQTMERTMDVSEDITEVKPKQWTRKTEDWLQVNEKEEKSVMKLDDQMLFESDKQQKQEERELDTLFYDLRKTDEGSRSSSLGTLLEAKTDSEIYTRKLKNAMPNTDTERVMETVEGVQAKNKSRWRKNNMKVAYSCESVDDDHHGCHNQKSMNSLNGFKSSLRKDNSWDNDTLTLYVRKSSADSKLSKSIITSFHSNLGATMDSKLEISTQPNTSTVFDRNKEINSSNITKKDSEAVKCGSATEWSSEIQNLAPNGQTQQKVANGEAVSLPKPYIQYNITSSKQFIKPSSFTNLEFGNEKSLTSPNVIPPVSKIPVPPQKTRLYKSMMESFIRSTPFEGVKSVEDFEIIYNSKHYLTVQEGSLFKKQASADVKSTVGKQAKAAQRSQFLESNHEQTVENRGSLPQDELDGLKGEGSFDRFSLIRKTTRRTRPNQEKNGNEKVKQSTRCYDPGKGLQLVTSQCNDKVKQSTRCYDPGKGLQLVTSQCNEKVKKSTRCYDPGKGLQLVTSQCNEKVKKSTRCYDPGKGLQLVTSQCYDKIKQSTRCYDPGKGLQLVTSQCNDKVKQSTRCYDPGKGLQLVTSQCNDKVKQSTRCYDPGKGLQLVTSQCNDKVKQSTRCYDPGKGLQLVTSQCNDKVKQSTRCYDPGKGLQLVTSQCNDKVKQSTRCYDPGKGLQLVTSQCNEKVKQSTRCYDPGKGLQLVTSQCNEKVKQSTRCYDPGKGLQLVTSQCNEKVKKSTRCYDPGKGLQLVTSQCNEKVKKSTRCYDPGKGLQLVTSQCYDKIKQSTRCYDPGKGLQLVTSQCNEKVKQSTRCYDPGKGLQLVTSQCNDKVKQSTRCYDPGKGLQLVTSQCNEKVKQSTRCYDPGKGLQLVTSQCNEKVKKSTRCYDPGKGLQLVTSQCNEKVKKSTRCYDPGKGLQLVTSQCYDKIKQSTRCYDPGKGLQLVTSQCNDKVKQSTRCYDPGKGLQLVTSQCNDKVKQSTRCYDSGKGLQLVTSQCNEKDFIKREMKDTGVARLEIQQLNHFSNLKPKPCNIEELDNKSRENNYRTPIKDEPLDSKRKSISLRARLAKRWSSLTENFKKNPETGEQHSLPGDMLSGLTYSLSEETSTGKPNNINPNSFLVSPSENLDNIQGNKSQVDVHPHSNVIEIQTSVNKSADNALQSKTEYLLSDEKCSSEKPLLVQVSFYSKRDHSALNSSQMFKKKNLEEHDHDEGFEETQSLMSETLSQDTSSPDTDSPRNLRQIVPHGLLEKPRNTCTQLEYKTLPNESTQQSLIGTPNNMGERKSHIGKHVESVKITSKTFQQSKNSRTKTESSLDEKEILLSARSSTRSYLTRIQRTANHSPTVSERKPPVQFQESNCKNNSRTGLRSSKNNFVVESTLLKTRTRNQEGSKRNFMRENTAITLTTTNMMKNLAKVRGVSDNYNISQSTPATPNIENKQLLGISSRELWSSGKTQSNSSVNRSNSQYSECSLSRRSLTLTRVTLKAASQKNNQSSYNKQLLNSTSSTSKEMNVCHSADVKNVVHQNDSVMKQNPFITRNGVVSGKHPTTTSTQKGKQLSFMKATSLSSAKGKSGLTQKPEPEVQRVHIKASRISPSRTRMVTSTHRKQMK